The genomic window GCCCATCACGGAAGGGTGGTTCGGCAAGTCCAACGCCCTTTGGCAGACGTTTCTCCAAATCGAGCGCGACGAAGGCGTGCCGCTTCACGACCGGCACTGGTTGCTCTTTGCCGATGCCGACGTGACGTTTGAACCTGGAATCATCGAACAGGCCGTCAATGTGGCCGAACGCGATCAGCTGGACTACCTGACGTGCCTGCCGCGCCTGACCACGGATACGTGGGCCGAACAGTTCCTGCTTCCCCTCGGTTGGCGTGGCGTGATTCAAGGCGCAGATTACGAGACTCTGAACGATCCTCGCTCCTTTCCGATCGGTATTGGCGCGTTCATGCTCGTGCGATTCGACTGCTACCGCGCAATCGGAGGCCACAAGGCCCTTGGGCAGTGGCATCCCGAAGACTCTCTGATGGCGGCCGCCGTAAAACAAATTGGACGCCGCGTCGGCCTCGCTTGGTCGCCTGATCTCTTGCGCGTGCGCTTCTATCACGGTTATCGCGAGGTCAAGCAGCACACCCTGCGCAAGATGCGCATCTTCTTTGACAACCGTGTGCAACTTCCGCTCACCATGCTGGCGCTGCGCCTCAGCACCACGATCATTGCCCTGCCCATGATGATCGCGGGTATCCTTCCGCAACTTGTCGCGGGCCGCTTCGATCCGCTGATGACGCTACTCGCCGCAGCCGGACTTGCCCTATACGTCGACGAGGCCCGCGAATACAAAGATGTCGGACGGATCGCGGACTTTCATCCCGTCGTGCCTTGGCTCCATCCCATATCAGGCCTGTTGCGAGTGTGGTTCGCCCTCTCCCTCATCGCCCAGATCGTCGCCAACAAGCC from Candidatus Hydrogenedentota bacterium includes these protein-coding regions:
- a CDS encoding glycosyltransferase; translated protein: MSTDAASREGNSVGSEPVAVDMRALAQTLRARASVSVVVLWWAIFASLIVACVKPLPVTLCAVWVYIIVFVCIRSARRRSFRRTLAGLPCFSRATPAPPRDKWPHVTVLIPARNEEKNIDEAARSLAALNYANLDLWFVNDHSTDRTSILLDAVQRDFPNIHVVHNPPITEGWFGKSNALWQTFLQIERDEGVPLHDRHWLLFADADVTFEPGIIEQAVNVAERDQLDYLTCLPRLTTDTWAEQFLLPLGWRGVIQGADYETLNDPRSFPIGIGAFMLVRFDCYRAIGGHKALGQWHPEDSLMAAAVKQIGRRVGLAWSPDLLRVRFYHGYREVKQHTLRKMRIFFDNRVQLPLTMLALRLSTTIIALPMMIAGILPQLVAGRFDPLMTLLAAAGLALYVDEAREYKDVGRIADFHPVVPWLHPISGLLRVWFALSLIAQIVANKPMEWRGRSEFGSTESEHTSPS